In the Nitrosarchaeum sp. genome, one interval contains:
- a CDS encoding MFS transporter encodes MNLTLAQKKIAIGSFLGWSLDGYDIVLMLLVIPSISQLFFPSEDPVFSILATFASYTVTLIMRPLGSVIFGIYGDKFGRKKAMIITIMGFSIATFAVGLLPTYLTVGVMAPILLIMVRLIQGIFAGGEWGSGAVLTIESMPKQKRGVISGFLQSGFSFGFLLAAISFQIITILFPGQLFEEIGWRILFFTGIIPGFVALFVRLSMDESPLWIKKNKESGLVKTPLRSIVFGKIHRKEFLLCAAIMTGLVYMYHGSISILPTYLGEFGDFQKEQIALIMIYATASSWLGMILTGWLSQKIGRKKSMLIFVSASILVSIPLANAILNNLYGLVLYVIVCAIVISTASGPIPAYFSERFPTQIRNSAAGFSYNAGLIFGSWSPLIALYFMSSVSKELVPVALGINIMIGSIILIIPTLLSRETRDVEL; translated from the coding sequence ATGAATCTGACTTTAGCTCAGAAAAAAATTGCTATTGGCTCATTTCTTGGTTGGTCTTTGGATGGATATGATATAGTGTTGATGCTACTTGTTATTCCTTCAATTAGTCAGCTATTTTTTCCGTCTGAGGATCCCGTGTTTAGTATACTTGCAACATTTGCATCATATACTGTTACTTTGATTATGAGGCCTTTGGGATCTGTGATTTTTGGTATCTACGGTGATAAGTTTGGACGAAAAAAAGCAATGATAATTACCATAATGGGATTTTCAATTGCAACTTTTGCCGTTGGGTTGTTGCCTACATATCTAACTGTGGGGGTGATGGCACCGATTCTTTTGATAATGGTACGTCTAATTCAAGGAATATTTGCTGGAGGTGAATGGGGTAGTGGTGCCGTACTGACAATTGAAAGTATGCCAAAACAAAAAAGAGGTGTAATCTCTGGATTTTTGCAAAGTGGGTTTTCATTTGGCTTTTTATTGGCTGCAATATCTTTTCAAATAATTACTATTTTATTTCCAGGGCAGTTATTTGAGGAGATTGGATGGCGAATACTCTTTTTTACAGGAATAATTCCTGGATTTGTTGCACTTTTTGTGCGATTAAGTATGGACGAATCTCCATTATGGATTAAAAAGAACAAAGAATCTGGTCTTGTTAAAACTCCATTGAGAAGTATTGTTTTTGGAAAAATTCACAGAAAAGAATTTCTGCTTTGTGCTGCAATAATGACTGGACTTGTCTACATGTATCATGGCTCAATTAGTATTCTGCCGACATATCTAGGAGAGTTTGGTGATTTTCAAAAAGAACAGATTGCACTAATTATGATTTATGCCACAGCATCGTCTTGGCTTGGTATGATTTTGACTGGTTGGTTATCACAAAAAATTGGTAGAAAAAAATCAATGCTAATTTTTGTATCTGCTTCTATTCTTGTTTCAATTCCACTTGCAAATGCAATATTGAATAATTTGTATGGGTTGGTGTTGTATGTTATAGTGTGCGCAATTGTTATATCTACTGCATCAGGTCCAATACCTGCATATTTTTCAGAAAGATTTCCAACTCAAATACGAAACAGCGCAGCTGGATTTTCATATAATGCTGGATTGATCTTTGGTTCGTGGTCCCCATTAATTGCATTATACTTTATGTCAAGTGTTTCAAAAGAACTGGTTCCAGTTGCACTGGGAATTAATATCATGATTGGCTCAATAATTCTAATCATTCCTACATTGCTTAGTCGAGAAACCAGAGATGTTGAACTCTAG
- a CDS encoding DUF6659 family protein: MPEINVEEYEKRCQEILQDNEVRFAALLDEFGKILAGGYKTNMDPRLTEEQHNEVCKELAGRVVKRKKFDAELGYVKYSASRRKYVVIMSFPIFEKVIMIVAEPNVNIDRLAFRIIEKLGRQWGEFFGE, from the coding sequence ATGCCAGAGATTAATGTAGAAGAGTATGAAAAAAGATGTCAAGAGATTTTACAAGATAACGAAGTAAGATTTGCCGCGCTTTTAGATGAATTTGGAAAGATACTTGCTGGAGGATATAAAACAAATATGGATCCAAGATTAACTGAGGAACAACACAATGAAGTATGTAAAGAACTAGCAGGCAGAGTAGTAAAAAGAAAAAAATTTGATGCAGAGTTAGGATATGTAAAATATTCAGCATCACGTAGAAAGTATGTCGTGATAATGAGTTTTCCAATCTTTGAAAAAGTAATCATGATAGTAGCAGAACCAAATGTTAACATTGACAGATTAGCATTTAGAATAATTGAAAAATTGGGTCGTCAGTGGGGCGAATTTTTTGGGGAATAA
- a CDS encoding metal-dependent transcriptional regulator, which translates to MKDKNSKRLDSIKAAHQSEKSSYSTRMEDYLEVISELVELKGYATTLDISRYMNVSAPSVTKMLQRLEENKLLEYEKYHGINLTNKGTQIAIEIRQNHGILLEFFEILGVNHETANKDTEGIEHHSNPRTIKQLRKFITFLKANPKVIESFKNP; encoded by the coding sequence TTGAAGGATAAAAATTCCAAGAGGTTAGACTCTATTAAAGCGGCTCACCAGTCAGAAAAATCAAGCTACAGTACTAGAATGGAAGATTATTTGGAGGTAATATCTGAACTTGTAGAGCTAAAAGGATATGCAACTACATTAGACATTTCACGATACATGAATGTGAGTGCACCAAGTGTTACAAAGATGCTACAAAGATTAGAAGAAAATAAGCTGCTAGAATATGAAAAGTATCACGGAATTAATCTAACAAACAAGGGTACTCAGATAGCAATAGAGATAAGACAAAATCATGGAATTTTACTAGAGTTTTTTGAGATCTTGGGAGTGAACCATGAGACTGCCAACAAAGATACTGAAGGAATTGAGCATCACTCGAATCCCAGAACAATCAAACAGTTACGAAAGTTTATCACATTTTTAAAAGCAAATCCAAAAGTGATTGAGAGTTTTAAGAATCCATAA
- a CDS encoding PINc/VapC family ATPase encodes MSKIVVDTSVIINGQIIILIESGKIKNSEIVIPQAVFDELQSQASQKKEQGFIGLEVIKTLKDISNNFGLVISLTGTHLTSEDIRMASSGRIDAIIKDVAKQNNAILYTSDHVQYLVAQAEGMESVFVKPFPKNITLEFLKFFDSETMSIHLKENMPPMAKKGKPGSFVLTKLNDEILTREYLQLIISQILETTASDSSTVEISKTGAYVIQYNDYRIAITKPPFSEAFEITIVHPIVKLTLDDYSISEELMKRFSDRAEGIIISGPPGSGKSTLASSLANFYHNTGKIVKTFESPRDLQVDPGITQYTKLDGSFDNTADILLLVRPDYTIFDEVRRREDFRTFADLRLTGVGMVGVVHANSPLDAIQRFIGKIELGIIPNVIDTVVFVKDGTIGKIYDLELVVKVPTGMTESDLARPVIEIRNFADHVLEHEIYTFGEENVIVPVSKKIQKVGIEKLAEDKIRELFRKYDPRVEVEILSDNRAKISVDKQSMASIIGKGGSNINEIEKMLKIHIDVVEKNNSNRYESANSSNEISFHFSESKNGLVLTVGREYSLMHADIYVHDNYVTSVRIGKKGEITIPKRSEASRTLMKLASSQNDIQIFLKD; translated from the coding sequence TTGTCAAAGATTGTTGTTGATACTAGTGTCATAATTAATGGACAGATTATCATTTTGATTGAATCAGGAAAAATTAAAAATTCTGAGATTGTTATACCACAAGCAGTTTTTGATGAATTACAATCTCAAGCATCTCAGAAAAAAGAACAAGGTTTTATCGGATTGGAAGTAATTAAAACACTCAAAGATATATCTAATAATTTTGGTTTGGTGATATCTCTTACTGGCACACATCTAACCTCTGAGGATATTCGTATGGCAAGTTCTGGCAGAATTGATGCAATAATAAAAGATGTTGCAAAACAAAATAATGCAATTTTGTACACATCTGATCACGTTCAGTATTTAGTAGCACAAGCTGAAGGGATGGAATCTGTGTTTGTAAAACCATTTCCTAAAAACATTACTTTGGAATTTTTAAAATTTTTTGATTCTGAAACAATGAGTATACACCTCAAAGAGAATATGCCGCCAATGGCAAAAAAAGGAAAACCTGGATCATTTGTTTTAACAAAACTAAACGATGAGATTCTAACCCGTGAATATCTACAACTGATTATATCTCAAATTTTAGAGACTACTGCTTCTGATTCTAGTACTGTTGAAATCTCAAAAACTGGGGCATATGTAATCCAGTATAATGATTATAGAATTGCAATTACTAAACCCCCGTTTTCTGAAGCATTTGAAATCACAATAGTCCATCCTATTGTAAAATTGACTTTGGATGATTATTCTATATCTGAAGAATTAATGAAGCGATTTTCTGATAGGGCTGAAGGAATAATAATTTCTGGTCCTCCTGGTTCTGGAAAAAGTACTCTAGCATCAAGCCTTGCTAATTTTTATCACAATACTGGAAAGATTGTAAAAACATTTGAATCTCCACGCGATTTACAAGTGGATCCAGGAATTACTCAATACACAAAGCTAGATGGTAGTTTTGATAACACTGCTGATATTTTATTATTGGTTCGTCCCGATTACACAATTTTTGATGAGGTAAGACGACGAGAAGACTTTCGAACGTTTGCTGATTTACGACTTACTGGTGTTGGCATGGTTGGTGTTGTACATGCAAACTCTCCTCTTGATGCAATACAACGTTTTATTGGAAAAATTGAGTTAGGAATAATTCCAAATGTTATTGATACTGTAGTTTTTGTTAAAGATGGTACAATCGGGAAAATTTATGATTTGGAGCTTGTAGTTAAGGTTCCAACTGGAATGACTGAATCTGATTTGGCAAGACCTGTAATTGAAATTAGAAATTTTGCAGATCATGTACTTGAACATGAAATTTACACATTTGGTGAAGAGAATGTTATAGTTCCAGTATCAAAAAAAATACAAAAAGTAGGTATTGAGAAGCTTGCAGAAGACAAAATACGTGAGCTCTTTAGGAAATATGATCCTAGAGTAGAAGTTGAGATATTGTCTGATAATCGTGCCAAAATCTCAGTAGATAAACAATCAATGGCATCAATCATTGGAAAAGGGGGTTCTAACATTAATGAGATTGAAAAAATGTTAAAAATCCACATTGATGTAGTCGAAAAGAATAATTCTAATCGTTATGAATCAGCAAATTCATCTAATGAAATATCGTTTCACTTTTCAGAATCCAAGAATGGTTTAGTTTTAACTGTTGGCAGAGAATATTCTTTGATGCATGCTGACATCTATGTTCATGATAATTATGTGACTTCAGTTAGAATTGGGAAAAAAGGTGAGATTACAATTCCAAAACGTTCTGAAGCATCACGGACTTTAATGAAATTAGCATCGTCTCAAAATGATATTCAAATATTTCTTAAGGATTAA
- a CDS encoding response regulator, whose product MYEEIMANIMIADDSDAIRLVIKDILSIGDHVIICEAKDGSETVDLFFKYNPDLLLLDLAMPKKDGLAVSCEILARDPNAKIILITASDDQKIIQKCLNSGVSAYISKPFNFNDVLKVISDTLAK is encoded by the coding sequence GTGTATGAAGAAATAATGGCAAATATTATGATTGCAGATGATTCTGATGCCATTCGACTTGTGATAAAAGATATTTTGTCTATTGGTGATCATGTTATAATATGTGAAGCAAAAGATGGAAGTGAAACTGTTGATTTATTTTTTAAATATAACCCTGATTTGTTACTTTTAGATTTAGCAATGCCTAAAAAAGATGGACTTGCTGTCTCTTGTGAAATATTGGCACGAGACCCTAATGCTAAAATTATATTAATTACTGCTAGTGATGATCAAAAAATAATCCAAAAATGTTTGAATTCTGGCGTTTCTGCTTACATCTCAAAACCTTTTAACTTTAATGACGTATTGAAAGTGATATCTGATACTTTGGCAAAGTAA
- a CDS encoding sensor histidine kinase gives MKIIHKTYMLITILILVAIINLTLLYQTAQSDNSKSYTIISTGDLKAKIESISGLAISIANGNNEDKEKLDHAIKNVEQSLSTLKDGGTINNLTLERIPSTLSTEFNKILTSWKEYKERTINVENTPVFDKDATAAMNYVLQKNNELVLVTNEVSKELSDLDRDYNRHKEIANELKTSAQEIGKLTLVISIGEEESAQQELKNERIKFKTGLDKLLGLSNSEKLANIPRANSEELRRLDPLWESIQPKIEIIEERALLSTKFIQVRNEMNDVKNTLYSDIDNLLYLLNSEIAEEGKKGQTAIQGLLAVDIIIFFLVLYVVRQSLLPLKLITNALSEIKEGAYGKKIDYEKNDEAGELVQTFNIMSNTIKEKDEQTKRTDIAKDEFLAMITHELKTPLVPIQGYADILLSEHLGKLNEKQIERINIIKDSSENLLSIISDLLDAQKLELGQLKMRLENKSIKTTIEDAIKIFLPQLQKEGIKITSNIHDVIIEHDPSRINQVIANLIKNSVNAIKNTNGKIEITTQDSPQELKIHIKDNGIGIPPDKQKDLFKKFYQVDATLTREKGGSGLGLAICKGIIENHKGTITLTSSPNHETIFTISLPKKELKKSPIGIT, from the coding sequence ATGAAAATTATCCATAAGACATACATGTTAATTACAATTTTGATATTAGTGGCGATTATCAATTTAACATTACTCTATCAAACCGCGCAGTCAGATAATTCAAAATCATATACAATTATCAGCACAGGAGATCTCAAAGCAAAAATCGAATCCATCTCAGGATTAGCAATATCGATAGCTAATGGAAATAATGAAGACAAAGAAAAATTAGATCACGCAATAAAAAATGTAGAACAATCATTATCAACACTAAAAGATGGAGGAACGATAAATAATTTAACATTAGAAAGAATTCCTTCTACATTATCGACGGAATTTAACAAAATACTAACATCATGGAAAGAATATAAAGAAAGAACAATCAACGTAGAAAACACACCAGTTTTTGATAAAGACGCAACAGCTGCAATGAATTACGTATTACAAAAAAATAACGAATTAGTGTTAGTGACAAATGAAGTATCCAAAGAATTATCAGATTTAGATAGAGACTACAATAGACACAAAGAAATTGCAAATGAATTGAAAACATCAGCTCAAGAAATAGGCAAATTAACATTAGTAATTTCCATAGGTGAAGAAGAATCAGCACAGCAAGAACTAAAAAATGAAAGAATAAAATTCAAAACAGGACTAGATAAATTATTAGGACTGTCAAATAGTGAAAAATTAGCAAATATTCCAAGAGCAAATTCAGAAGAATTAAGGAGATTAGATCCGCTGTGGGAATCAATACAACCAAAAATTGAAATTATTGAAGAAAGAGCGTTATTATCTACAAAATTCATTCAAGTAAGAAATGAAATGAATGATGTGAAAAACACATTATATTCAGATATTGATAATTTATTATATTTATTAAATTCTGAAATAGCTGAAGAAGGTAAGAAAGGACAAACAGCAATTCAAGGGCTATTAGCAGTAGACATCATAATATTCTTTTTAGTACTTTATGTAGTAAGACAATCTCTTTTACCACTGAAACTAATAACAAATGCATTATCAGAAATCAAAGAAGGGGCATATGGTAAAAAAATAGATTATGAAAAAAATGATGAAGCAGGAGAATTAGTACAGACGTTTAACATCATGTCAAACACAATAAAAGAAAAAGATGAACAGACTAAAAGGACAGATATTGCAAAGGATGAATTTTTAGCAATGATTACACATGAATTAAAAACACCATTAGTTCCAATTCAAGGTTATGCAGATATTTTACTGAGCGAACATCTAGGAAAATTAAATGAAAAACAAATAGAGAGAATTAACATCATCAAAGATAGTTCAGAGAATCTATTATCCATCATATCAGATTTACTTGACGCACAAAAATTAGAATTGGGTCAACTTAAAATGCGATTAGAAAATAAAAGCATAAAAACCACAATTGAAGATGCAATTAAAATATTTTTACCACAATTACAAAAAGAGGGAATTAAAATCACTTCAAACATACATGATGTTATCATAGAACATGATCCATCTAGAATAAATCAAGTCATTGCAAACTTAATTAAAAATAGTGTGAATGCAATAAAGAACACAAATGGAAAAATAGAGATAACAACGCAAGATTCGCCACAAGAATTAAAAATCCACATAAAAGACAACGGGATTGGGATTCCACCAGATAAACAAAAAGATTTATTCAAAAAATTTTATCAGGTTGATGCGACACTAACTAGAGAAAAAGGAGGAAGTGGTTTAGGTTTAGCAATTTGTAAAGGCATAATTGAAAATCATAAAGGCACTATTACACTAACGAGTTCGCCTAATCATGAAACAATATTCACAATAAGCCTACCAAAAAAAGAGTTAAAAAAATCACCAATAGGAATTACTTAA
- a CDS encoding uracil-DNA glycosylase, with amino-acid sequence MNSELETIKLKIIECTKCELSKTRTKSVPGKGNFSADVMFIGEAPGKNEDKTGEPFVGIAGQRLTQALENAGISRESVYITNVVKCRPPKNRVPTTSEREACDNYLKKEIAIIKPKIICVLGNTAFNSILGGSEITKYRGKIVKKDSQFYFLTVHPAATIYNQELITVLKDDIIKLFSLIRELKNDKQISVDIDYTT; translated from the coding sequence ATGAACTCAGAATTAGAAACTATAAAACTAAAAATTATAGAGTGTACCAAATGTGAATTGTCAAAGACAAGAACAAAATCAGTACCAGGTAAAGGAAATTTTTCAGCTGATGTGATGTTTATAGGCGAAGCGCCTGGAAAAAACGAAGATAAAACAGGAGAACCATTTGTAGGGATAGCAGGTCAAAGGCTCACACAAGCATTAGAAAATGCAGGAATATCAAGAGAATCAGTATACATCACAAATGTAGTAAAATGCAGACCGCCAAAAAACAGAGTTCCCACAACATCTGAAAGAGAAGCATGTGATAATTACCTTAAAAAAGAGATAGCCATAATAAAACCAAAAATAATATGTGTTTTGGGAAATACAGCATTTAATTCAATTTTAGGAGGTTCAGAAATCACAAAATATAGAGGAAAAATTGTAAAAAAAGACAGCCAATTTTATTTTTTGACAGTACATCCTGCTGCAACAATTTACAATCAGGAGTTGATCACAGTTTTAAAAGATGATATTATAAAATTATTTAGTTTGATCAGAGAGTTAAAAAATGACAAACAAATTTCAGTAGACATTGACTATACTACCTAG
- a CDS encoding DNA-3-methyladenine glycosylase has protein sequence MTILPRTFYSRDTVTVAKNILGKKIVRKIGKNEISGIITETEAYRHKDDPASHAFRRITDRNKVMFEEVGKAYVYFTYGMHYCFNIVARNSKFEAGAVLIRAVMPEKGVEIMEKNRGMKNSKKLTDGPAKLTQAFGITKKHYGLDLTVNSELFITDGIKNHGKIISSPRIGIKNATDRLWNFKIAIR, from the coding sequence TTGACTATACTACCTAGAACATTTTATTCACGAGACACTGTTACAGTTGCAAAAAACATACTAGGAAAAAAAATAGTTCGAAAAATCGGGAAAAATGAAATCTCAGGAATAATAACAGAAACAGAAGCATATAGACATAAAGACGATCCAGCTAGTCATGCATTTAGAAGAATTACTGACAGAAACAAAGTAATGTTTGAGGAAGTAGGAAAAGCATACGTCTATTTTACTTACGGAATGCATTATTGCTTTAACATTGTTGCAAGAAATTCCAAATTTGAGGCAGGAGCAGTGTTAATTCGAGCAGTCATGCCTGAAAAAGGAGTAGAAATAATGGAAAAAAACAGAGGCATGAAAAATTCAAAAAAATTAACAGACGGTCCAGCAAAATTAACTCAGGCGTTTGGAATTACAAAAAAACATTATGGATTAGACCTTACGGTTAATTCAGAATTATTTATTACAGATGGAATAAAGAATCATGGCAAAATCATTTCAAGTCCTAGAATTGGAATAAAAAATGCAACTGATAGATTATGGAATTTTAAAATTGCAATAAGGTGA
- a CDS encoding DedA family protein, whose product MDFSAIFPFAPEIGYLGLVLVNFFGSLIPFIPLPGFIFLASMSVGDQFDLHLLAILSALSATAAKQIIFYVSYEGRRIISEKTRKRMRPFERLVKRYGAAAAFVAAATPIPDDLIYVPLGLAKYNPKRFLIATLTGKLVLSYSIVFISHHLGMSLVQPYLENVTDVSTIYVGIIIFGVMMTVVVVLLLRLNWEKILGRFLPWTLDENNKK is encoded by the coding sequence GTGGATTTTTCAGCAATTTTTCCATTTGCTCCTGAAATTGGATATCTTGGCTTAGTATTAGTTAATTTTTTTGGCTCTTTAATTCCCTTTATCCCTTTACCAGGATTTATCTTTCTTGCATCAATGTCTGTAGGTGATCAATTTGATCTACATCTTTTAGCAATTCTTTCTGCATTATCTGCAACTGCTGCAAAACAAATTATCTTCTATGTGAGTTATGAGGGGCGTCGCATTATTAGTGAAAAAACTAGAAAGAGAATGCGACCATTTGAAAGATTAGTAAAACGATACGGTGCAGCAGCTGCCTTTGTTGCTGCCGCAACACCAATACCTGATGATTTAATTTATGTGCCATTAGGACTTGCAAAATATAATCCTAAACGATTTTTGATAGCAACACTTACTGGCAAACTAGTTCTTAGTTATTCTATAGTCTTTATTTCTCATCATCTTGGAATGTCTTTAGTGCAGCCATATCTAGAAAATGTTACTGACGTATCTACCATATATGTTGGAATAATAATATTTGGTGTTATGATGACTGTTGTTGTTGTTTTACTTTTGAGATTAAACTGGGAAAAAATTTTAGGGAGATTTTTACCTTGGACATTGGATGAAAATAATAAAAAATAA
- a CDS encoding ABC transporter ATP-binding protein: protein MVLTINGLSAQYNTSKGSVYAVDDVDFHLADGESIGIAGESACGKSTLGLSIVRMLIGGTTNGKIIFDDVAILDISESEFTKKFRWKKISMIFQGAMNSLDPVFTIHEQFAEILKQHNFTGNFDDVILNALHSVSLDDVILKKYPHELSGGMKQRVIIAMALLLEPKFVIADEPTTALDVLIQAQIINLLKKLKKDGMSIMLITHDLAVLSEIADKIGIMYGGHMVEFGSSYEIYKNPKHPYTQGLLESIPTLKGTIPKYIKGNPPSLLEHATQCRFIERCPLAIDKCKTVPPKFKTDTGYVRCWLYDGQ, encoded by the coding sequence GTGGTTTTAACTATCAATGGGCTTTCAGCTCAATATAACACATCAAAGGGTTCAGTATATGCCGTAGATGACGTCGATTTTCATTTAGCAGATGGTGAATCTATAGGTATTGCAGGTGAAAGTGCTTGTGGAAAAAGTACTTTGGGTCTTTCTATTGTTAGGATGCTTATAGGAGGTACCACAAATGGCAAAATAATTTTCGATGATGTTGCGATATTGGATATATCTGAATCTGAGTTTACTAAAAAATTTAGATGGAAAAAAATTTCTATGATATTTCAAGGAGCTATGAATTCACTTGATCCTGTGTTTACCATTCATGAACAATTTGCTGAGATTCTAAAACAACATAATTTCACTGGAAACTTTGATGATGTGATTCTAAACGCACTTCATTCTGTAAGTTTAGATGATGTAATTTTAAAAAAATACCCTCATGAGCTAAGTGGGGGGATGAAACAAAGAGTGATAATTGCTATGGCGTTATTACTTGAACCAAAATTTGTAATTGCTGATGAACCTACAACTGCGCTTGATGTTTTAATTCAGGCTCAAATTATTAATCTCTTAAAAAAACTCAAAAAAGATGGAATGTCAATTATGTTGATAACTCATGATTTGGCAGTTTTATCTGAAATTGCTGATAAAATTGGGATCATGTATGGTGGACATATGGTTGAATTTGGTTCATCATATGAAATTTACAAAAATCCAAAACATCCCTACACGCAAGGACTTTTAGAATCTATTCCTACATTAAAAGGAACTATTCCTAAATACATCAAAGGTAATCCTCCCAGTCTATTGGAACATGCAACTCAGTGTCGATTCATCGAAAGATGCCCACTTGCTATAGATAAATGCAAAACTGTTCCCCCTAAATTTAAAACAGACACTGGATATGTTCGATGTTGGCTATATGATGGACAGTAA
- a CDS encoding pentapeptide repeat-containing protein, whose product MNSSDVFRKRNLTNINFDYEDLIGRNLSDSIMHGVDLQNRDIHNADLSSSDLSEANLHNAILFYVKLRGANMRNTNLSNAKLWDAELYGADLQNADIRGADLFYADLRSANLTNANLSGVNLRHANFDGAILTGADFTGANYDSYTLDTLIGDVKTSLQKYGKLW is encoded by the coding sequence ATGAATTCATCTGACGTTTTTAGAAAACGAAATCTTACAAACATTAATTTTGATTATGAGGATCTTATTGGAAGAAATCTGTCAGATTCAATTATGCATGGCGTTGATCTTCAAAATAGAGATATCCATAATGCTGATTTAAGTAGTAGTGATTTAAGTGAGGCTAATCTCCATAATGCCATCTTGTTTTATGTCAAACTACGAGGTGCTAATATGAGAAACACAAATCTTTCAAATGCAAAACTCTGGGACGCAGAACTATATGGTGCCGATCTTCAAAATGCTGACATTAGAGGGGCTGACTTGTTTTATGCTGATTTAAGAAGTGCTAATCTGACTAATGCAAATCTAAGCGGTGTGAATCTACGGCATGCCAATTTTGATGGTGCAATTCTCACTGGCGCTGATTTTACAGGTGCCAATTATGATTCTTACACATTAGATACCTTAATTGGTGATGTAAAAACATCATTACAAAAATATGGTAAATTATGGTGA
- a CDS encoding transcription elongation factor NusA yields MKLPICNFDAKNAVLCPKCENNVEVGIITKADADASIILAKLAKSNPTIDKFSLYSCKEFNGNYVLSLAKNDIMIIRQSRVLYRLLQDQFQGKIWLVEADEDDKKFIEDLFFPTKILSINSVWAPGGVQKTKAVVSGKWTPRFPIDTNKIIQIVKNARNLDIEIEFEEKRR; encoded by the coding sequence ATGAAACTACCAATATGTAATTTTGATGCAAAAAATGCTGTACTTTGTCCAAAATGTGAAAATAATGTAGAAGTAGGGATAATTACAAAGGCAGATGCGGATGCATCAATCATACTAGCAAAGTTAGCCAAATCAAATCCAACAATTGATAAATTTTCACTTTATTCATGTAAAGAGTTCAATGGAAACTATGTTCTATCTTTAGCCAAAAACGATATAATGATTATTAGACAAAGTCGTGTTCTCTATAGACTATTACAAGATCAATTTCAAGGTAAAATATGGCTTGTAGAAGCTGATGAGGACGATAAAAAATTCATAGAAGATTTATTTTTTCCAACAAAAATTCTATCGATTAATTCAGTTTGGGCTCCAGGAGGAGTACAAAAAACAAAAGCAGTTGTTTCTGGAAAATGGACCCCAAGATTTCCAATCGACACCAATAAGATAATTCAAATCGTTAAAAATGCCCGAAACCTTGACATTGAGATAGAATTTGAAGAAAAAAGACGGTGA